A single window of Venturia canescens isolate UGA chromosome 3, ASM1945775v1, whole genome shotgun sequence DNA harbors:
- the LOC122407540 gene encoding endocuticle structural glycoprotein SgAbd-8-like, giving the protein MKFLIASLALVAVASAAQLGGGHEHEPVAILRQSQDISPEGSYNYAYETENGINVQESGQPGPVNEEGQPAVVAQGSFQYTAPDGTPISVSYVADENGFQPQGAHLPVAPPVPEAILRSLEYNAAHPEQDDSQSFNRKF; this is encoded by the coding sequence ATTGCATCATTGGCTTTGGTCGCCGTGGCTTCGGCCGCCCAACTCGGGGGTGGACATGAGCACGAACCGGTCGCCATTCTTCGCCAATCCCAGGACATTTCGCCCGAGGGTTCTTACAACTATGCATACGAGACGGAAAACGGAATTAATGTACAGGAAAGTGGACAACCTGGACCCGTCAACGAGGAGGGTCAACCCGCCGTCGTTGCCCAAGGAAGCTTCCAGTACACCGCACCTGACGGTACCCCAATCTCGGTCAGCTACGTCGCCGACGAGAATGGATTCCAGCCACAGGGAGCTCATCTCCCAGTTGCGCCACCAGTTCCCGAAGCCATCCTCCGCTCTCTCGAATACAACGCGGCCCATCCCGAGCAAGATGACTCCCAGTCATTCAACCGTAAATTTTAA